The Ralstonia insidiosa region TCAATGAAGGCGCGGCGGGCGATGAGCGCCAGCGGCCGTTCGTCTTCATCGAGCAAGGCCACGGCGTGCAGATCGGGGTGACGGTTGAACAGGTGCAGCACGTCGTCGTTCCTGCAGCGCAGGGGCAAGGTCGGCGCCACGCGCAACAGCTTGCTGGCCGTGATGGCACGCCAGCCCACGCGCACGGCCTGTGGGAACACTGCAATCTGCGACGACTGCAGCACGCGCGCCGCCTGGCTCGACATGTCGCCAGCCGGCTTGTCCTGCGGTCGCCCCAGGAAGAAACCCTGGCCAAAGCGGATGCCCAGATCGCGCACCACGCCCAGTTCATCTTCCGTTTCCAGCCCCTCGGCAATGATGCTGGTCGCGCCGCCCTTGAGCGTTTGCTGCAAAGAGCGGGCGACGTCCAGCTTGGCCGGGTGCTTGGCGATATCGCGCAGGAAGTATTTGTCGAGCTTGATGAAGTCCGGCGTCAGTTCGATCAGCAGGTTCAGGTTGGCATTGCCCGTGCCGAAATCGTCCAGTGCGCACTGCATACCGAAGTCGCGCGCCACCGACAGGGCCTGGGCAAAGCTGGCGAGGTCGTCGATGGGCGTCTGCTCGGTCAGCTCGATCACGATGCGCGACGGGTGCAGATCGTGGTCGGCAATCTCATGCAACAGGCGGGCGTGATTCTGCAGCAACTGGCGCACGCCGAAGGCGCTGAAGTTCAGGAACAGCTTGCCCGGCAGGCGCATGGCCGAGAAATTGGCAATGGCCAGGCGCGCGGCGGTGGTCTCCAGCGCAACCGCGCTGTCCGTGTCCGATGCCGCGGCAAACAACGCGGCGGGTGACTCCATGGCCGTGCCCGCCGGCCCACGCAGCAGTGCCTCGTAACCAAGCACCTCGGTGGTGGATAGGCGGAAGATCGGTTGAAACACCGTACGCAGCATCTCGGGCGCAATGCCCGCCGGCAGGGGAAGCGGTGATGAGGTCATGGGTCAGGGCGCAGGATCGGACATTCCGCCTAACGGCCCACTGAACACAGAGTTAAATGAATTTTTTGTGACGTACGCTGTGGTGCGGGTTGGCGGATGATGGCCCCCACCACAGAGGGGCTCAGGCCAAAATGCTGTGTGCGCTTGCGTTTCCCTGCGGCGCCATCCATTCACGCTGCGCTTGACCCTCACACTGCGTGAGGTCCTAGCCTGGGTTCAAGCCAAAAGACAGGAGCAGGCCATGTTGTTGAAAGTGGGCGATCTCGCCAAACGCTGCGGCCTCACGGTCCGCATGCTGCATCACTACGACAGCATCGGCCTGCTCACGCCTTCGGCCCGCTCCGATAGCGGCTACCGGCTGTACGACAAGGCTGACATTGCCCGGCTGCACCAGATCCAGGCGCTGCGGCGTTTCGGCATGTCGCTAGCTGACGTTGGGGCTTTCCTGGCAAGCCCGGGCGTTCCCCTGACCACGATCATGGAACGGCAGATCGCGATGCTCGATCAGCAGATCACGCAGGCCAGCGTGCTGCGCGACCGGCTGACCCGTCTGCACGACCAGCTCATGCGCAAGGAAGAGCCCGAGCTTGCCGAGTGGCTCACAACCTTGGAATGGATGACCATGTACGACAAATACCTTTCGCAGGAAGAGCGCGAGCGCGCAGAACGGCTGGATGCGGATACCGCGCGCCACGAGCGCTGGGCGGCACTGGTGGCCACCGTGCAGGAGGCGATGACGCGCGGGGTGCATGCCCGCAGCACGGAGGCACAGGCGCTGTCCAAGCGCTGGATGGAATTGCTCGCGCAGGATACGGCGGTGGACCCGATTCTCACGGCCAAGCTACACACCATGCACATCAACGAGCCGATCCTGCAGGATCGCACCGGCATCAGCCTGGCCATGCTCGACTTCATCATGGAGGCGGCCAACGAAACCAAGCTGGCGCTCTATGCGAAGTACCTGTCGGCGCAAGAGCTGCAGTACATGCGTGCGAACTTCGGCAAGCGTGCCAACGAGTGGCCGACCCTCATTGCCGAGGTGCGGCAGCACTTGGCCAAGGGCACGGCGCCGCATGCGCCAGAGATGCAGCAGCTTGCCCGGCAGTGGATCGATCTGTTCCGCTCCTATGCGGGCGATGATCCGCAGACGCAGGCGAAGATCCGTCTGGCGATGGAGCGAGAGCCGGCGCTTTCCGCCAGCCCGTGGATGGGCCCCGACCTGATCGCCTACGTGCGCGAGGCGATGGATGGGTTGATGAAGGCGGCGTAAGCCCAAAGACAAAGCGCCCGCTGGTTCTGGCGGGCGCTTTGTTATTCAGCGATCAAGTCGTTAGTCAGCCGACTTCTGCAGCCGCCGTTTGCGCCGCACGCGTGCAACCAGCACGCCCACGACCGACAGCACGATCACCCACGGCAGCAGGTAGGCCACCGCCGAGATCACGCTCGCGCTGGCATGCACCAGCGACGGCAGGAACTCTCGCAGCGCATTGCCGATGGGCGCCCACAGGCTGCGCGCCGCAGTCTGCCGGGTGCTCAGGTCGATCGACAGCACCTCGCGGTTCACGCGGTCCATCAGATGCGAGCTCTGGCCGGTGGCGGCTTCCAGCTCGGACTGCGTTTCCGACAGCTTTTCTGCGATCAGGATCAGGTCTTCCACCTTGGTCGCCTTGCGCTGCAGGTCGAGCAGGCTGGCGCGGTAGTTCTTCAGCATCTCCAGGCGCTTGCCGACCTCGGCAATCGGCTGGCCCAGGTCATCCACGTGCGTGCCTTGGCTGACCACGCCACCGCTGTCGGCCAGACGCTTGCGCATGGCACGTACGCCCTCGGGGCTGGCGCGCAGGTTCAGGTGGGCGGTGCCGCCGCGCTGGTCACGTTCAAGCTGGATGCTGGCATCCATGACCGTGCAGTGCCAGGTGGCCTCGTTCACGCAGGCGTCCTGCAGCTCGTGGTACAGGTGCTCCATCTGCGGGGCATCGACTTCCAGCGAGACGCGATGCTCGTAGGCGAGGAACCGGCGCTCGGCACCATCAGCCTGCTTGGCGCGGGCCTCCGGTGCGGCGGCCACCATGCCAGTCGGTCCGGCGCCACCGGCTGCGCCGGGCGCTTCTTCTTTCTTGCCGCAGGCGCTAAGTGACAGCGCGATCAGGAGAACGCCGAGGAGTCTTGTCATGGGCTATATCGGTTCGGGAGAGATCGGGGGGAAATTGCGTGCGCAGTCTAGCGCACGTTTCTGAGCAGCTTCCCGGCCCGGTTTCGCCTTTTCGTTCCGACTGCACCCTCGATGTTTGGCCATGAACGCTTCCCGCCCATGTGGGAAGCGCCGTTGCATCGACCGCCACCCCGTCGGTCTGCGCGTGCTGTGCTGGGCGAATCGTCAGAAGCCCAGGTCGCTCAGGCCGGGGTGATCGTCGGGGCGGCGACCCAGGGGCCAGTGAAAGCGGCGCTCGGCTTCGCGGATCGGCGCATCGTTGATGCTCGCCAAACGACGGCGCATCAATCCGTTCTCGTCAAACTCCCAATTCTCATTGCCGTAAGAGCGGAACCAGTTGCCACTGTCGTCGTGCCACTCATAGGCGAAGCGGACGGCCACGCGATCCCCACCAAATGCCCACAACTCCTTGATGAGCCGGTAGTCCAGCTCACGTTGCCACTTGCGCCGCAGGAAGCCGACGATCGCTTCACGCCCCTGCACGAACTCGGCACGGTTTCGCCAGGTGCTGTCGACGGTATAGGCGAGCGCGACTTTTTCAGGGTCGCGGCTGTTCCACCCATCTTCGGCCAGGCGGACCTTTTCGATGGCGGTTTCCATGGTGAAGGGTGGCAAGGGCGGGCGCTGTGTGCTCATTGATGGTCTCCAGGATTGGCAAGGCGAGCGCGTAGCTCGGCGTTTTCGGCTTCGAGCCGGGCCAGTTGATCGCGAAGCGGACGGACTGCGTCGCTGACTTCCTGCTCGGTGAAGCGCGGCGTGATGTGCTGCGGGCAATTCCAGTCGAAGCTCGCGAGGTGCAGCCGGAAGATGCGTTCGGGCATCGCACGGTAGCCGGGCGCGGCAACGCGTGCAGCCAGCGCAGGGTCCGCGTCGAGCGCCAGGGTTTCAACATGGACATACATCTTGAGCCGCGCGCGGTGTGCATAGTCCATGAGGAACAGGCAAGCGCGATCGTCGGCCGCGAGATTGCCGGTGCTGATGTACTGGCGGTTGCCGCGATAGTCGGCAAAGGCAAGCGTGCGATCGTCCAACATCTTGAGGAAGCCGCGTGGGCCGCCTCGATGCTGGACGTAGGGCCAGCCCGTCTCCGAAACGGTCGCCATGTAGAAGCTGTCGCGATCGGCGATGAAGGCCGCTTCGTTGTCGGTGAACCGATCGAACTCGCGGCCCTCCTTCAACTTCAAGGCCTGCCAAACGTGGTCCACACCCATGCTGGCCTGCACCGCCCGCACGCTGGGCGTCACCGCAATATCGAGAAAACCATAGGACATCGTTGGCCTCCGCTGGTGAGAAAGCGGACCAGGGCTTGATTCAGGCCAGGTGCCTCGGTCCGGTTGCCATCGGGTTGCGATTAAGCGGCTTCTGCGGCGAGCACGACGGGAAAATCGATCTCCGTCTTCGCGACTTCGTTCAGGTAGTTCGTGAAGCTGTTCTCAGCAACGAGGCCGACAATCTCCACGATCTGGGCATCGGTAAAGCCGGCCGCGCGGACCGCCTTGATATCGGCGTCGCTAACGTGGCCACGCTCCTTCGCCACCTTATAGGCGAACTGGACAGCCGCGTTTGCCGTGGCATCGCCCGACGCACCCTGGCGATTCAGGGCGATTTCCTCCGGACTGATCTTCGCCAGATTCAGGCCGAGATAGGTGTGCGCCGACAGGCAGTAGTCACAGCCATTCACCTGGGCCACGGCCAGCGCGATCCGCTCGCGGGTCTTGACGTCGAGCGTCTTCGAGAGCGCGCCCTGAAAGCTGGTGAAGCCCGCCAGCGCGGCAGGGCTGCTGCCGATCAGCCGGAATAGGTTCGGCACGACGCCGAGTTGCCGGTTGACGGCGTCCAACGTGGGCTTGGAAGCTTCCGGCGCGGTATCAAGGGATGGGATGGAAAGGCGGGACATGGGCGTTCTCCAGTGACTCAAGCGCGGAATGCGCTCGGTGAAACGGATCTTGCCTCTTTCCATTTCTGTTGATAATCCGGCAATATTAAGAATATCTCTACCAAATTCTGGAAGGATAAGATGGATCGCCTGGAGGCCATGTCGTTGCTGGTGGCGGTTGCGGAGAAAGGCAGCCTATCTGCGGCGGGACGCGATTTGAAGGTGCCGCTGGCCACCCTCAGCCGCAAGATTTCCGAGCTGGAAACGCGGCTCGGCGCGCGGCTGCTGATCCGCTCGACCCGCAAGCTCACGTTGACGGATGCCGGGATCGCCTATGTGGCGTCGGCACGCCGCATCCTCGACGAGGTGGAGGAGGCGGAGCGCCAAGCGGCTGGCGAGTTCACCGTGCCCAAGGGGGAGTTGGTCGTCACCGCGCCGCTCATGTTTGGGCGCCTGCACGTGCTGCCGGTTGTCACCGACTTTCTGGCGGCGTTTCCTGAGATCAACATCCGGCTCATCCTGTCCGATCGCAACGTGGATCTGATTGGCGACCATGTGGACATGGCGGTGCGCATCGGGAAGCTGCCGGACAGCTCGATGGTGGCCACGCAAATCGGCGTCATGCGAACGGTCACGTGCGCCAGCCCCGGGCTCCTTGCCGGTCGCGGCACACCGCAGGCTCCCGATGATCTGTCGCGTCTTCCGTGTGTGAGCGTGGATACGCCCATGCCTTCGCCGTCGTGGCGATTTCGGAATCCACGATCCGGCACGGTGATCGACGTTCCGATCCTGCCGCGTCTGACCGTTACGACTCCGGAAGCGGCAATGCAGGCGGCAGTCCGCAAGGTCGGCATCACGCGGTTGCTGCATTACCAGGCGGCGGAGGCTGTCGAGCGTGGCGAGCTGCAAGTCTGCTTGGAGGCGTACGAGCCGGAACCCGCCCCTGTTCATCTCGTGCACGTGGCACGTGGGCAGATGCCGTTGAAGATGCGTCGCTTCCTTGATTTTGCCGCGCCACGCCTGCGGCAGGCACTCAGCGACGTGGCTTCTTCTCGGGGCAAGTCAGCGATGCGCCGGGAGTCAAACTGAGGCGCTGTCCAGCGAACAACGGTGCTGAATGAAGCCATCGTGAAATAAAAAACGCCCGCCGGCGAACCGGACGGGCGTTTTTTCTGAGGATGGCGATGCGGGTATCAGACGCCTTGCGGTACGCCGCGCGGTGCGCGTTTGCCGCTTTGCGCCGGCGCGTCTTCATGCACGTGCTCGACTTCATCCAGATAACGGGTGTGCCAGCCGCTGCGCACCCCCCAGTGGTAGAAGAACAGAGAGATCGCCGCCACGATGCCCATGTCCCAGCCGTACGGGATGTAGCCATGGCCGCCAAACTCCTTGCTGCCGCAGTACGACAGCACGGCGATGGTCGGCAGGTAGGCGATCATCCACCAGGCGCCCTTGAGCTCCGTCTTGAAGTCAGGCCAACCGGCCTTGGCCTGGTAGTAGAAGTACACGGGCAGTGCCACCAGCATCAGCACGATGATCTCGCCGGTCAGCGGCCACTTGGCCCAATACAGGATCAGCGATGCGCACACGAAGGCAAACGGTGCGATCAGCGACAGGCCTGCTAGGCGCAGCGGGCGGTGCAGACCCGGGGAGGTCTTGCGCAGCGACATCACGCTGATCGGGCCCGTCAGGTACGAGATGACGGTCGCCACCGAAATGACGGCTGCCAGCGCACCCCAGCCGCGGAAGAAGAACAGGAAGATGAACGACACGCCCAGGTTGAACCACATGGCCGGACGCGACACGCCAAACACCGGGTGCACGCGGCCGAAGATGGCCGGCATGGTGTTGTTGCGCTCCATCGCATAGATCATGCGCGTGGTGGTGGCCATGTACGTGCTGCCGGTGCCCGACGGGCTGACGAACGCATCGATGTACAGCACGATGGCCAGCCAGTTCAGGTTGAGCGCGATCGCCAACTGGGCAAACGGGGAGTGGAAATCAATGCCGTGCCAGCCACCCACCAGCGACTCCGGCGGCACCGCGCCCAGGAAGGCGATCTGCAGCGCCACATAGATCACGGCCGCCAACAGGATCGAGCCGATCACCGCAATGGGCACGTTGCGGCCCGGGTTGCGTGCCTCGCCCGCCAGGTTGATCGGGCTCTGGAACCCGTTGAAGGCAAACACGATGCCGCTGGTGGCAATGGCGGTCAGCACGGCGGACCAGCCATAGGGTGCGAAACCCTGTGCCGCGCCACTCGCGCCTTCGGTCATGCCGAAGTTGCTCGGGTGGAAACCTGCGCCGATGAGCGCCACAGCCGTCGCCGCCGGAATGATGAACTTGAAGATGGTGATGGCGTTGTTGGCCTTGGCAAACACCTTCACGCCCCAGTAGTTCAGCAGGAAGTACACGATCACCAGCACGGCAGAGAGCACCAGCCCCACCGGCGTCAGTTCGCCATGTTGGAACAGCCCCTGCGCCCACGGCCACGGCCACGAGCTCATGTACTGGATGGAGGCCTCGGCCTCAATGGGGATGACGGTGACGATGGCGATCCAGTTGGCCCAGGCCGCCACAAAGCCCACCAGCGAGCCGTGCGAGTAGCGCGCATAGCGCACCATGCCGCCGGACTCGGGGAACATCGCGCCCAGTTCGGCATACGTCAGGGCGATGGCCAGAATAACGATTGCGCCGATGACCCAGGTGAAGATGGCGGCAGGGCCTGCCACCTGTGCGGCGTGACCTGCACCGAACAGCCAGCCCGAACCGATGATCGAGCCCAAGCCGGTCAACATCAGGGGCCAGGCGCCAAGGTTGCGTTGTACGTTTTTTTCCAAGGGAGTCTCCACCCCGGCGAGTTCGGACGCTCGACAGGGCATCGCGGCTTGCTTAACAGTCCGCTTAGTTCTACCGAGGCGACGCTGTTTTGGCATCGCCCACCGTCCCATGTGGTGGGTTTCACCAGCCTGGGACATGCGTGCACGGATTGACGCGTAGCACCAACCGTACCTGTCCGGTCGCGTTGAAAGGCGGGGGCACGGTGCCTGCCTTCCGGGGGGATTCGCGTATAGTCATCGGCGACGTTGTGCAGGGTGCCGCACTTGTCGCGCGATTGCCGGAACTCGCAATGGGGCGCAATCATAGCGAAATCGCCGGCGGTTGCACCTCTTTTTCATCCGATTTTCACTGTCCCTCCCCATTTTTTTGCCCTCATGGAGTCCTCATCCGTCACATCGGTTGCACCTGCTGCGCCTGTGCAGTGGCATCGGCGCGTGCTGACGCTGGCGTTTCCCATCGTGCTGGCCAACCTGACGCAGCCGATCCTGTCGGCGGTGGATACGGCCGTGGCGGGGCATTTGCCGGGGCCGGAATACATCGGCGGGGTGGCGCTGGGCGGGGTGTTCTTCAACTTTGTGTTCTGGGGCTTCGGCTTCCTGCGCATGGGCACCACGGGGCTGGTGTCGCAGGCGCATGGTGCGGGCGATGCACGTGCGCTGCGGGCGAGCGTGGTGCGTGCGTTGCTGCTGGCACTGGCCATTGGTGCGTTGTTGCTGGTGCTGCAGGGGCCGGCCATCCGCATCACGCTGACGTTGCTGGGGGCAAGTGACACCGTCACCCGCATGGCCGAGGTGTATTGCCATGCGCGTATCTGGTCAGCGCCGTTTGCGCTGGCCAACTATGTGGTGCTCGGTACCTTGCTCGGGCGCCAGCAGGTGCGGCGCGCGTTGCTGCTGCAGGTGTTCATCAACGCGGTCAACATGGCGGCGGTGCTGGGCCTGGTGCTGGGGGCGGGCATGGGTGTCGGTGGCATCGGCGCGGCGACAGCGCTGGCGGATATCGCCGGTTTTGCGCTGGGCATGTTGCTGCTGTGGCTGCAGCGGCCGCTGGGTTTGCCGCCGCTCACGCGCGCTGAACTGCTCGCGCGCGATGCCTGGCGCCGGCTGATGGGTTTGAACACCGACATCTTCCTGCGCACGCTGTGCCTGTTGGGCGCCTTCGGCTGGTTTGCCCACGCGGGCGCCAAGCAGGGCGACGTGGTGCTGGCTGCCAACGCGCTGCTGCTCAACTTCCTGACCTTCATGGCCTACGGGCTGGACGGCTTTGCGCATGCCGCCGAGGCACTGGTGGGCGCCGCATTGGGCGGACGTGACCGCCATGCACTGCGCATGGCAATCCGCGTATCGACGTTCTGGTCAGTGCTGGGGGCGGGGCTGTTTGCGGCGGTGTATGCGTTGGCGGGCTCGGCCATCATCGGCGTGCTGACCGATCAGCCGGCCGTGCGCGAAGCCGCGCGCCACTATCTGGTGTGGGCGGCGCTGCTGCCGATCGTGTCGGTGTGGGGCTTCCAGTTTGACGGCGTGTTCATCGGCGCCACGCGCACGCGTGAACTGCTGGTGACGATGGCCGTGGCGGCTGCCGCGTTCTGGGGGTTGTCGGTCACGCTGCAACCGCTTTGGGGCAACCACGGGCTGTGGGTGGCGATGCTGGGTTTTATGGCGCTGCGTGGGTTGATGCTTGGAGTGTTGCTGCCGAGGGTGTGGCGGGC contains the following coding sequences:
- a CDS encoding EAL domain-containing protein, with protein sequence MTSSPLPLPAGIAPEMLRTVFQPIFRLSTTEVLGYEALLRGPAGTAMESPAALFAAASDTDSAVALETTAARLAIANFSAMRLPGKLFLNFSAFGVRQLLQNHARLLHEIADHDLHPSRIVIELTEQTPIDDLASFAQALSVARDFGMQCALDDFGTGNANLNLLIELTPDFIKLDKYFLRDIAKHPAKLDVARSLQQTLKGGATSIIAEGLETEDELGVVRDLGIRFGQGFFLGRPQDKPAGDMSSQAARVLQSSQIAVFPQAVRVGWRAITASKLLRVAPTLPLRCRNDDVLHLFNRHPDLHAVALLDEDERPLALIARRAFIDRYAMPYHRELYGKKSALAFANRQPVLVEKSASLEDMSALLMSEDQRYLTDGFIITEHGRYLGLGTGEELVRTVTEIRIEAARYANPLTFLPGNIPLNLHIERLLEARAEFYACYVDLNHFKPFNDQYGYWQGDEMLKMAAAVLATACEPTRDFLGHVGGDDFLILFQSADWHARVEHAIATFNTNALAMYTPADQLAGGIHAEDRKGLPAFFRFVTMAVGALHVVPGAARNSDDIGTAAALAKRRAKQSDSGFYLEAMQPAQPLSAIA
- a CDS encoding MerR family transcriptional regulator is translated as MLLKVGDLAKRCGLTVRMLHHYDSIGLLTPSARSDSGYRLYDKADIARLHQIQALRRFGMSLADVGAFLASPGVPLTTIMERQIAMLDQQITQASVLRDRLTRLHDQLMRKEEPELAEWLTTLEWMTMYDKYLSQEERERAERLDADTARHERWAALVATVQEAMTRGVHARSTEAQALSKRWMELLAQDTAVDPILTAKLHTMHINEPILQDRTGISLAMLDFIMEAANETKLALYAKYLSAQELQYMRANFGKRANEWPTLIAEVRQHLAKGTAPHAPEMQQLARQWIDLFRSYAGDDPQTQAKIRLAMEREPALSASPWMGPDLIAYVREAMDGLMKAA
- a CDS encoding DUF4349 domain-containing protein, coding for MTRLLGVLLIALSLSACGKKEEAPGAAGGAGPTGMVAAAPEARAKQADGAERRFLAYEHRVSLEVDAPQMEHLYHELQDACVNEATWHCTVMDASIQLERDQRGGTAHLNLRASPEGVRAMRKRLADSGGVVSQGTHVDDLGQPIAEVGKRLEMLKNYRASLLDLQRKATKVEDLILIAEKLSETQSELEAATGQSSHLMDRVNREVLSIDLSTRQTAARSLWAPIGNALREFLPSLVHASASVISAVAYLLPWVIVLSVVGVLVARVRRKRRLQKSAD
- a CDS encoding DUF1348 family protein; translated protein: MSTQRPPLPPFTMETAIEKVRLAEDGWNSRDPEKVALAYTVDSTWRNRAEFVQGREAIVGFLRRKWQRELDYRLIKELWAFGGDRVAVRFAYEWHDDSGNWFRSYGNENWEFDENGLMRRRLASINDAPIREAERRFHWPLGRRPDDHPGLSDLGF
- a CDS encoding pyridoxamine 5'-phosphate oxidase family protein, with protein sequence MTPSVRAVQASMGVDHVWQALKLKEGREFDRFTDNEAAFIADRDSFYMATVSETGWPYVQHRGGPRGFLKMLDDRTLAFADYRGNRQYISTGNLAADDRACLFLMDYAHRARLKMYVHVETLALDADPALAARVAAPGYRAMPERIFRLHLASFDWNCPQHITPRFTEQEVSDAVRPLRDQLARLEAENAELRARLANPGDHQ
- a CDS encoding carboxymuconolactone decarboxylase family protein — translated: MSRLSIPSLDTAPEASKPTLDAVNRQLGVVPNLFRLIGSSPAALAGFTSFQGALSKTLDVKTRERIALAVAQVNGCDYCLSAHTYLGLNLAKISPEEIALNRQGASGDATANAAVQFAYKVAKERGHVSDADIKAVRAAGFTDAQIVEIVGLVAENSFTNYLNEVAKTEIDFPVVLAAEAA
- a CDS encoding LysR family transcriptional regulator, whose product is MDRLEAMSLLVAVAEKGSLSAAGRDLKVPLATLSRKISELETRLGARLLIRSTRKLTLTDAGIAYVASARRILDEVEEAERQAAGEFTVPKGELVVTAPLMFGRLHVLPVVTDFLAAFPEINIRLILSDRNVDLIGDHVDMAVRIGKLPDSSMVATQIGVMRTVTCASPGLLAGRGTPQAPDDLSRLPCVSVDTPMPSPSWRFRNPRSGTVIDVPILPRLTVTTPEAAMQAAVRKVGITRLLHYQAAEAVERGELQVCLEAYEPEPAPVHLVHVARGQMPLKMRRFLDFAAPRLRQALSDVASSRGKSAMRRESN
- a CDS encoding APC family permease, giving the protein MEKNVQRNLGAWPLMLTGLGSIIGSGWLFGAGHAAQVAGPAAIFTWVIGAIVILAIALTYAELGAMFPESGGMVRYARYSHGSLVGFVAAWANWIAIVTVIPIEAEASIQYMSSWPWPWAQGLFQHGELTPVGLVLSAVLVIVYFLLNYWGVKVFAKANNAITIFKFIIPAATAVALIGAGFHPSNFGMTEGASGAAQGFAPYGWSAVLTAIATSGIVFAFNGFQSPINLAGEARNPGRNVPIAVIGSILLAAVIYVALQIAFLGAVPPESLVGGWHGIDFHSPFAQLAIALNLNWLAIVLYIDAFVSPSGTGSTYMATTTRMIYAMERNNTMPAIFGRVHPVFGVSRPAMWFNLGVSFIFLFFFRGWGALAAVISVATVISYLTGPISVMSLRKTSPGLHRPLRLAGLSLIAPFAFVCASLILYWAKWPLTGEIIVLMLVALPVYFYYQAKAGWPDFKTELKGAWWMIAYLPTIAVLSYCGSKEFGGHGYIPYGWDMGIVAAISLFFYHWGVRSGWHTRYLDEVEHVHEDAPAQSGKRAPRGVPQGV
- a CDS encoding MATE family efflux transporter; protein product: MESSSVTSVAPAAPVQWHRRVLTLAFPIVLANLTQPILSAVDTAVAGHLPGPEYIGGVALGGVFFNFVFWGFGFLRMGTTGLVSQAHGAGDARALRASVVRALLLALAIGALLLVLQGPAIRITLTLLGASDTVTRMAEVYCHARIWSAPFALANYVVLGTLLGRQQVRRALLLQVFINAVNMAAVLGLVLGAGMGVGGIGAATALADIAGFALGMLLLWLQRPLGLPPLTRAELLARDAWRRLMGLNTDIFLRTLCLLGAFGWFAHAGAKQGDVVLAANALLLNFLTFMAYGLDGFAHAAEALVGAALGGRDRHALRMAIRVSTFWSVLGAGLFAAVYALAGSAIIGVLTDQPAVREAARHYLVWAALLPIVSVWGFQFDGVFIGATRTRELLVTMAVAAAAFWGLSVTLQPLWGNHGLWVAMLGFMALRGLMLGVLLPRVWRAA